The genomic window CTGAATCCACCGACTGCAAACAGAACAGGGATGCACTGAAGCCGCTCCGGGAAGGGACCAGCCAGGACCAGCGCCTCGCCCTCCCCCTCGACCCGAACTTCGCACCGGTGGACCAGCGCGACGTGGCGCACGGCATGGTCTTCGCGCAGGCCTACGCCTCCTTCCTGAACTACTTCAACACCAACAATGTGAAAGACGGCGACTGGACCTCTTTCTTCGGCACCGACGTCTCGGTGCAGCTGGCACTCACGGCGGTGCAGGACGTGGAATTCTACCGCGGCAGGATCAAGGAGTTCCTGGACTTCCTGAAGGATCTCGGCTTCGGCTCGGACGAGACCAAGGCGAAGGATTATCTCGGCTACCTCTTCAGCAGCGTCGGGAGCCTCGCGCGCCAGTTCGACCGACTGAAAGACACGCTCCCACAGGATCTCGCCCTGAAGGGGATGCTGCAGGGGCTCATCGTGAATCAGCTCGCCCCGGCGCTGAACCGGCTCATCTCCTACTACAAGGCGGACCTCGCGGTGACGCCCGATTCGGAGCGCCTCATCGCGGACTTACAGCCTGGAATTGAGCTGTTCGGAGCCCAGACCGTTTCCTTCAGCACGATCTTCAATTCCGGTCTGGGCAAGGAGTGGATCACCGATGCCTCCCCCGACTGGGCGAGCTACACCGGCGCCATCGCCGCAGACGCCTCGGTGTACGGGACCGGCATCGAGCCGTTCCAGAGGATCAACCACATCGCGACGCACAACATGTTCACCTCGGTCCTGGATCAGTTCCTGAAAAGCTATGCAAAAGTGACGAGCGAGGGTAAACAGGCACTGGAGAAGAGCCTGACTGATCGGGACGACCACCAACCCCATTACGCGCTGTTTCTCGCCTTTCTGCGCCTCTTCGCCTACGCGCGTGAAGCCGCCAACACACTCACCGCACGCCATCTCGACTTCTATTACCGGGAGATCCTGCGGCTGAAGGAGAAGCCGGCCCGCCCTGGACAGGTGCACCTCCTGGCGGAGCTTGCCCGGCAGGTGGAAGAGCGGCTCTTCCCGGCTGGTGAGCTTTTCAAGGCGGGAAAGGATGCCCAGGGAAAGGACGCCTTCTACACGGGTGATGCCGATTTCGTCGCGAACCAGGCCAAGGTGGCGGAGCTTAGGACCGTGTACCGTCACGGCTCGGAAAAAGTGGGACTCCTTAATCCCAGCGGCGTGGATCAGGGACGTCTCTTCGCATCCCCGGTCGCCAACTCGGCCGACGGCAAGGGGGCGGAGCTCACCAGCGAGGACAAGTCCTGGCACCCATTCCACAACAAGCGCTACCAGGGCGGCTCGCTTGCCGCGATCGAAATGCCCCGCGCCGAAACAGGTTTCGCCGTCGCCTCGCACTACCTTTTACTGGCCCAGGGGAGCCGCACCGTCACGGTCACCTTCCAACAGCCGGCGCCGGCATCGCGGGGATTTCACGGCCGACGTCATCTGTTCCTTCACCACGAAAAAGGGGTGGCTCGACAAGTCCCCCCTCTCCTTCAGCCAGGTGACTGGGGGGCTCAGCATAGTGGTCGCGCTCACCGGCGCCGATCCCGCGGTCACTCCGTACCTGCCGGAAACGCACGGCTACAACTTCGACACCCCCCTCCCCGTCCTCATGGTCAGACTCAGGCACCGCGACGACGGGAGGTTCAAGTACGAAAGCCTCGAGGACGTGACCATCACCGGCCTGGAACTGGCCGTGGAGGTGCAAGACCTGAAGGGAGCCGCCCTGGCGAACGACTTCGGACCGGTGGATGCCTCGAAGCCCTTCCAGCCTTTCGGCCCCTCGCCGCTTGCGAACAGCGCCTTCATCATCGGCTCGAAGGAGCTTTTCCAGAAGAAGCTGACCAGCGCGACGCTGCACCTTACCTGGCAGGGTACGCCCGCCCCCTACGGCGGCAAGACGGTCAACGCGGTGACCGAATACCTCCAGGGTGGGCGCTGGCACCCGTATCTGACGGCGGTGCAGACTTCGGTGACCGGCTCGAGCTTCACCCTGCTCGGGGACCCGCAATCCTCCGACGTTCCTCCCTACCTGGACGCGCCCGACCCGACAGAGGACGAGCAGTTCACGACCGGTTCCCGAAACGGCTTCGTCCGCCTGAGGCTCGACGACGATTTCGGGCAGGCGAGCTACGAGCAGGCGCTCATCGATTACATCAAGCGGGTGACCGACGCCGACCCGAACAACGACGGCACGAGGCCGACGCCGCCGACAGGACCGTTAGTCACCGAACTCACTCTCGATTACGCGGCGACCCAGACCATCCCCTTCGACAAGGCGGACGCGGACCAGTTCGCCGGGCGCCCGGCCCGCTTCTTCAATCTCGCCCCCTTCGGCACCGCCGAGCAGCACCCTTACCTCAAGGCGAGCGTCCCATCGGCGGACGCCGCCATTTACCTTTTGCCCCAGTTCGAACATCGAAACCGGGACGACCTGAAGCTCCCGCAGGGGCAAAAGGTGAAGCACGAGGCGGAGTTCTACATCGGCATCAACGGACTGGAGCCCCCCCGCAATCTCGCCCTCCTCTTCCAGGTGGTGGACGGCAGCGCGGATCCCCTCTCGGTGAAACCCAAGCCGCACATCGAGTGGAGTTACCTGCGGCAAAACGAGTGGGTCCCCTTTGCCAAGGACGGGGTGGGCGACCGCACCGCAGAACTGATCGACTCGGGCATCGTCACGTTTGCCGTGTCGCGCGAGGCATCAGCCGACAACACCGTCCTCCCCGCCGGGATGCACTGGCTGCGCGCGGCGGTGGCGGAAAACGCCGACTCGGTCTGCCGCCTGATCATGGTCGCGGCGCAGGCACTCAGGGCGACCTTCGCCGACCGCGGCAACGACCCGGCCTTCCCCGCGACGCCCCTTCCCGCCGGGACCATCTCAAAACTGGACCAGCCGGACGCCGCCGTGAAGGGGCTCACCCAGCCCTTCCCCGGATTCGGAGGGCGCGGCAAGGAGTCCCCCGGGGACTTCTACACGCGCATTTCGGAGAGGCTCAGGCACAAAGACCGCGCCATCGCACAGTGGGACTACGAGCACCTGATCCTTGAAGCGTTTCCTCAGGTCTACCGGGTCAAGTGCCTGAACCACACCCAGTACGAGCCGGACGCAAGCGGCACCGGGGTCTACCGGGAGCTGGCGCCGGGACACGTCACCGTGGTCGCCATACCGAACCAGCGCTTCACGCATCTGCGCGATCCCCTGCGCCCCTACACGAGCCTTGGGCTGTTGGAAGAGATCGCCAGTTTCGTTGAAGCGCGCACCTCCTGCTTCGTGAAGCTCCACGTCAAGAACCCGCAGTTCGAGGAGGTGCGCGTCGACTGCAAGGTGCGCCTTTTCCCGGGCCTCGACCAGTCCTTCTACGGGCAGAAAATCTCGGAGGCGATCACCCGGTTTCTTTCCCCCTGGGCTTTCCCCGGTGGGGGGAGCCCCACCTTCGGCGGGGTGGTGCGCAAGTCGGTCCTGATCAACTTCCTGGAGGATCTCCCGTACGTCGACTGCGTCACCGATTTCCGCCTCTTCCACACCTACCGGGATGAACATGACCTGCAAAGGACGGTGGAGGTTAACGAGGCAACCGGGTCCAAGGCTGTATCGGTCCTCGTCTCGGCCAGGAAGCACACCATCGCCTTCATCGACCCTGCCGGGGTATCCGCTCCCGCCGAGGTGTGCAGGTGCGCGGTATGAGCCGGGTCTCCACAACCATAGCGAAACAGCCGCCGCTTCCTCCCGCCCAGGATTTCTACCGCCTGCGCCGGGAGGGGATCGCCTTCATCGAGCAGATGGCGAGCGCCGTTTGGACCGACTACAACGAGAGCGATTCCGGCATCGCCATCCACGAGGCCCTCTGCTACGCCATCACCGATCTCGGCTACCGCACCGGCTGGGACATCAGGGACATCCTGGCCCCCGCAGCCCCTTCAGGCGATCCGGCGCACCCCTTTCCGAACCAACCCTTCTTCACGGCGCGCACCATCCTCACCGTCAACCCGTGGACGGAGAAGGACTTCCGTCGCCTGTTGATCGACCTGGAGCCGGTGCGCAACGCCTGGATCATCTGCAAGGAGTGCGCGTGCGACACGAGTTATTGGGCCTGGTGCGAAGAGGAGGATGGGCTTGCCCTCTCCTACCGCCCGCCTGAGTCCGGGAGGCGCGGCATGGTTCAGGTCTGGCCGCTCGGGCTGTACGAGGCACTACTGGAACTGGAGGAGGATCCTGACGCCGGGGATCTGAACTACAGGAAGATCGAGGCGGCCGCGGTGTTAAACGAAACGGCGGCAAGCGCCCCCGTCATACTCGAGCTCCGTTTCCCGGAGGTGTCGCTTGCCGACCGGGAGCAG from Geomonas ferrireducens includes these protein-coding regions:
- a CDS encoding helix-turn-helix domain-containing protein; translated protein: MTVHGPKLRHLGLVRDEIGITRVEGVLSLGILSRLEKLTSREEPLFHLPGKLRQEVHLSRAGRLLLQPQDLPVIEVEMACGECVGGFTRVGEEAQKGEKQRVMGLVVVPISQALLQCLFTLARHFCIAFQELIQDRGEHVVRRDVVDPLERLDAGPVHRGVCGDGAGVARPVGGGIGDPLLAQTGIEDRAEGNGLGSEQLNSRL
- a CDS encoding baseplate J/gp47 family protein codes for the protein MPRSKCPAPKQVSPSPRTTFYWPRGAAPSRSPSNSRRRHRGDFTADVICSFTTKKGWLDKSPLSFSQVTGGLSIVVALTGADPAVTPYLPETHGYNFDTPLPVLMVRLRHRDDGRFKYESLEDVTITGLELAVEVQDLKGAALANDFGPVDASKPFQPFGPSPLANSAFIIGSKELFQKKLTSATLHLTWQGTPAPYGGKTVNAVTEYLQGGRWHPYLTAVQTSVTGSSFTLLGDPQSSDVPPYLDAPDPTEDEQFTTGSRNGFVRLRLDDDFGQASYEQALIDYIKRVTDADPNNDGTRPTPPTGPLVTELTLDYAATQTIPFDKADADQFAGRPARFFNLAPFGTAEQHPYLKASVPSADAAIYLLPQFEHRNRDDLKLPQGQKVKHEAEFYIGINGLEPPRNLALLFQVVDGSADPLSVKPKPHIEWSYLRQNEWVPFAKDGVGDRTAELIDSGIVTFAVSREASADNTVLPAGMHWLRAAVAENADSVCRLIMVAAQALRATFADRGNDPAFPATPLPAGTISKLDQPDAAVKGLTQPFPGFGGRGKESPGDFYTRISERLRHKDRAIAQWDYEHLILEAFPQVYRVKCLNHTQYEPDASGTGVYRELAPGHVTVVAIPNQRFTHLRDPLRPYTSLGLLEEIASFVEARTSCFVKLHVKNPQFEEVRVDCKVRLFPGLDQSFYGQKISEAITRFLSPWAFPGGGSPTFGGVVRKSVLINFLEDLPYVDCVTDFRLFHTYRDEHDLQRTVEVNEATGSKAVSVLVSARKHTIAFIDPAGVSAPAEVCRCAV